A window from Nitrosopumilus sp. encodes these proteins:
- the pyrE gene encoding orotate phosphoribosyltransferase, whose protein sequence is MEFVNEFGTFLHQKGIIKFGDFTLASGKKSSYYVDLRLVPSYPHEFRKMVIHLKNDIAQNIGLDKFDSIVSVPTGGLIIASALAMETVKPLIYVRSKPKDYGTSKSIEGKIHDGMKVLMIDDVATTGGSVVNAIKSLKESNIFIKDVYVIVDRMEGAGDAFAELGIKIHSILKILEITESLYEQNLIDQTVLEKVKKQINK, encoded by the coding sequence ATGGAGTTTGTGAATGAGTTTGGAACCTTTTTGCACCAAAAGGGCATTATAAAATTTGGAGATTTTACACTTGCAAGTGGAAAAAAGAGTTCATACTATGTAGATTTAAGATTGGTTCCGAGCTACCCTCATGAATTTAGAAAGATGGTAATACATCTTAAAAACGACATTGCCCAAAACATTGGATTAGATAAATTCGATTCAATTGTTTCAGTCCCTACAGGAGGTTTGATAATTGCATCAGCATTAGCGATGGAAACTGTCAAGCCACTAATCTATGTAAGAAGTAAACCAAAAGACTATGGTACATCAAAATCAATAGAAGGTAAAATTCATGACGGGATGAAAGTGCTAATGATAGACGATGTTGCAACTACTGGTGGTTCAGTGGTTAATGCAATAAAATCTCTAAAAGAATCTAATATTTTCATTAAGGATGTATATGTAATAGTAGATAGGATGGAAGGAGCTGGAGATGCATTCGCAGAATTAGGAATAAAGATTCATTCAATTTTAAAAATCTTAGAAATTACAGAATCACTGTATGAGCAAAATCTCATAGATCAAACTGTTTTAGAAAAAGTGAAGAAGCAGATAAACAAATGA
- a CDS encoding beta-propeller fold lactonase family protein, whose translation MKIIISVVIGIILVSTIGILFLQNDLDESNEMIFFTLQGDDTVSSFPINYNWIAGEQMTYVSTVKSGLLVIATSSASDTAFAFNGQTGEEIAKFHVGKTPKGVKIRPDANFAFVANEASNSLTVIDLVLGKIHTEISVGKNPHNIIFHPTKDLAFVTLQGEDKVAIIDTKRFEMISSIPLEGLPHNLDVSPDGKLLYVTSIAKNDVVVINLESQQIIARIPVSNGHHGIDVSPDGNRVYVSGIGGDVISVIDAELQEMIVQIKVGKGPHGIRTNLDGNILYVGVTQTNEIVVIDTMKLEIINSIKTGNTPFWIATPENP comes from the coding sequence ATGAAAATCATCATTAGTGTGGTAATTGGAATTATTTTAGTCAGTACCATTGGAATATTATTTTTACAAAATGATTTAGATGAAAGCAATGAAATGATATTTTTTACATTACAAGGGGATGATACCGTCTCTTCTTTCCCAATCAATTACAACTGGATTGCAGGAGAACAAATGACTTATGTATCCACAGTAAAGAGCGGACTTTTGGTGATTGCAACAAGTAGTGCAAGTGATACTGCTTTTGCATTTAATGGTCAAACAGGAGAAGAAATAGCCAAGTTTCATGTAGGGAAAACACCAAAGGGAGTAAAAATTCGTCCTGATGCAAATTTTGCATTTGTGGCAAATGAGGCCTCAAATTCACTTACTGTAATTGATCTTGTATTGGGAAAGATCCATACGGAAATTTCAGTTGGCAAAAACCCACACAATATAATTTTTCATCCCACAAAAGATCTGGCTTTTGTCACACTTCAAGGTGAAGACAAGGTGGCAATTATAGATACAAAGAGATTCGAAATGATTTCCTCAATTCCGTTAGAAGGACTACCACATAATTTGGACGTATCTCCAGACGGAAAACTTCTCTATGTCACAAGTATTGCAAAAAATGACGTTGTAGTAATCAACTTGGAAAGCCAACAAATCATAGCAAGAATTCCAGTCAGTAATGGTCATCATGGAATAGATGTTTCCCCTGATGGAAATAGAGTCTATGTTTCTGGAATTGGAGGTGATGTGATAAGTGTTATTGATGCAGAGTTACAGGAAATGATTGTTCAAATAAAAGTAGGAAAAGGTCCTCACGGAATAAGGACAAATTTGGATGGCAATATTCTATATGTTGGAGTAACACAAACAAATGAAATTGTAGTGATAGATACTATGAAACTTGAAATTATCAACTCTATAAAAACTGGAAACACACCGTTTTGGATTGCAACACCGGAAAATCCTTGA
- a CDS encoding DUF1059 domain-containing protein, whose protein sequence is MVKLRCSDYGFECDFEVDGDEDQVVAQFMQHNNEEHGIDYRKEVVKQFILRKYHT, encoded by the coding sequence ATAGTAAAACTAAGATGTAGTGATTACGGATTTGAGTGTGATTTTGAAGTAGATGGTGATGAAGACCAAGTCGTAGCACAATTTATGCAACATAACAATGAAGAACACGGGATAGACTATAGAAAAGAAGTCGTGAAACAATTCATATTGAGAAAATACCACACCTAG
- a CDS encoding Lrp/AsnC ligand binding domain-containing protein codes for MSKAFVLINCELGSEKQVISDLKIVDCVKKVNGVFGTYDILADLECDRLEELRQTIISKIRRIDNIRSTTTLIGIKGQC; via the coding sequence ATGTCAAAAGCATTTGTTCTGATAAACTGTGAATTAGGTTCTGAAAAACAAGTAATATCTGATCTAAAAATAGTTGATTGTGTAAAAAAAGTTAACGGGGTATTTGGTACTTATGATATTTTAGCAGACTTGGAATGCGACAGACTTGAAGAGCTAAGACAGACAATTATTTCAAAGATTAGAAGAATTGATAACATACGTTCAACTACAACCTTGATTGGGATAAAGGGACAATGTTAG
- a CDS encoding Lrp/AsnC ligand binding domain-containing protein: protein MKKAFVLISCDLGKEEDTLIALRTMNQVKETHGTCGAYNIVAEVNSYDTESLRETITWKIRTLPSIRSTLSLMATEG, encoded by the coding sequence GTGAAAAAGGCATTTGTGTTGATTAGTTGTGATCTAGGAAAGGAAGAAGACACTCTCATTGCATTAAGAACCATGAATCAGGTAAAAGAAACTCATGGAACTTGTGGGGCTTACAATATTGTAGCAGAAGTAAACTCATATGATACTGAATCATTACGTGAAACCATAACTTGGAAGATTCGTACGTTGCCATCAATTAGATCTACTCTTAGCCTCATGGCAACAGAGGGATAA